A region of the Haematobia irritans isolate KBUSLIRL chromosome 5, ASM5000362v1, whole genome shotgun sequence genome:
CATTCAGCCATGAAGTGGGTggttaatttcattattttcctAGCGTCATTACCTCTATTCGGCAATTGTTGGACGCCCCTTAAGGTTATTCCGGTAAATATGTCGTCAATAATCACACTTGCCCTAATTTATTGCAATAATTTCTTCATCTCCTTGTAGAAACAATGGACCTATgaattaattgaaatgactTTCTTTACCAGTAATTCTGATATTTTGGGAATGGAATATGAAATCGAACGTATAGATCGTGGACGTTATGGTTTTAGTGGTTTCTTGGATTTCAAACGTGATTTTGATGATAATGTTCTCGTTGAGGTTACATTGCAAAGGAGCAAAGATAAAAGTGGACCCTTTAAGCCCATGCCCATGAAAATCGATAATGTTACCCTATCCACAGCCATGAATATGTTCTACAAGACTATGATTATGGATGCTGTGGCCGAATGTTGTGACAATGCTCCCGTATTTGAGGGTAGGTTTGTTGCACCT
Encoded here:
- the LOC142239073 gene encoding uncharacterized protein LOC142239073, translated to MHDHLNNLQMDWLYKNLQLGNMSIPLITDNKHSAMKWVVNFIIFLASLPLFGNCWTPLKVIPKQWTYELIEMTFFTSNSDILGMEYEIERIDRGRYGFSGFLDFKRDFDDNVLVEVTLQRSKDKSGPFKPMPMKIDNVTLSTAMNMFYKTMIMDAVAECCDNAPVFEGRFVAPLTKRRVQINKCEVSTDGLPDIMLEGYYKLRTTFFADDFSGYLDTLVYIEN